From the Lathyrus oleraceus cultivar Zhongwan6 chromosome 4, CAAS_Psat_ZW6_1.0, whole genome shotgun sequence genome, one window contains:
- the LOC127136709 gene encoding uncharacterized protein LOC127136709 — MTWAIFRAAFLEKYFPAYVYNKKEIEFLNLRHDEDRHAIFLMLVNKFHIYDEDRHARFAYYISVSDTKKGNQNREKPYVFQMANECKSVGVVCYNYGETGHISTNCQKPKKTQDVKVGGKVFALSGAKASKSDNLTRGATHYFISVDCLKILNLIVSPMGGGSKTSMVNLPVVKEFPEAFPKDITDLPLEREVEFFIDLVSAYIDGTL; from the exons ATGACTTGGGCTATATTTAGAGCTGCATTTCTGGAGAAATACTTTCCTGCATATGTCTATAACAAAAAGGAGATTGAGTTTCTGAATCTAAGACATGATGAGGATAGACATGCAATATTTCTAATGCTAGTTAACAAGTTTCATATTTATGATGAGGATAGACATGCAAGATTTGCCTATTACATAAGTGTCAGTGATACGAAGAAGGGTAACCAGAATCGCGAAAAGCCTTATGTGTTTCAGATG GCTAATGAATGTAAGAGTGTTGGAGTGGTTTGTTATAATTATGGAGAGACTGGTCACATTAGTACTAATTGTCAAAAACCTAAGAAGACGCAAGATGTCAAAGTTGGTGGAAAAGTTTTTGCTCTCAGTGGTGCAAAGGCCTCAAAGTCCGATAATCTTACCCGAG GTGCTACTCATTATTTTATATCTGTCGATTGTTTGAAAATATTAAATCTCATTGTATCTCCTATGGGTGGAG GAAGTAAGACATCAATGGTTAATCTACCTGTGGTGAAAGAATTTCCAGAAGCATTTCCAAAAGATATTACTGATCTACCGCTCGAGAGAGAAGTTGAGTTTTTCATTGATCTAGTGTCAGCCTATATTGATGGCACCTTATAG